A genomic stretch from Microtus pennsylvanicus isolate mMicPen1 chromosome 11, mMicPen1.hap1, whole genome shotgun sequence includes:
- the Krt12 gene encoding keratin, type I cytoskeletal 12, with protein sequence MSLSVCTSGLSRRSSSQNGAAGRPWGASASSIACGYGGMASGFGVGCGGLISAASMFGSSSGFSGGSAGSLPGLATAYGGPLGGGLGGLGMGIGRGSGGGSLCILSDNDGGLLSGSEKETMQNLNDRLASYLGKVRALEEANAELESKIREWYETRRTGGSGPQGDYSKYYPLIEDLKNKIISASVGNAQVLLQIDNARLAAEDFRMKYENELALRQTVEADINGLRRVLDELTLARADLEAQTENLTEELAYMKKNHEEELQSFQAGGPGEVSVEMDAAPGIDLTKVLNEMRTQYETMADQNRKDAEAWFLEKSGELRKEISSNTEQLQSSKSEITDLRRMVQNLEIELQSQLAMKKSLENSLAETEGGYCCQLSQVQQLIGNLEEQLQQLRADAERQNADHQRLLGVKARLEMEIETYRRLLDGEAHGDGLEESSSLAVSKPQSQAPSVDSSKDPNKTRKIKTVVQEIVNGEVVSSQVQELEEAM encoded by the exons ATGTCGCTTTCAGTCTGCACCTCTGGACTGTCCAGGAGGTCGTCCTCACAGAATGGGGCGGCAGGCAGACCTTGGGGTGCATCTGCTTCTAGTATCGCCTGTGGCTATGGGGGAATGGcctctggctttggagttggcTGTGGGGGGCTCATTTCTGCTGCATCCATGTTTGGCTCCAGTTCTGGCTTTAGCGGGGGCTCTGCAGGCTCCTTACCAGGGCTTGCCACTGCCTATGGTGGACCCCTGGGAGGTGGCTTGGGAGGGCTGGGCATGGGAATCGGGAGAGGCTCTGGTGGCGGGTCTCTGTGTATCCTCTCTGACAATGACGGAGGGCTTCTCTCCGGTTCTGAAAAAGAAACAATGCAAAATCTGAACGATAGACTAGCTTCCTACCTGGGCAAGGTTCGCGCGCTAGAGGAGGCCAATGCGGAACTGGAAAGCAAAATTCGAGAGTGGTATGAAACACGAAGGACTGGAGGCTCTGGGCCCCAGGGTGATTACAGCAAATATTACCCCCTGATTGAAGACTTAAAGAACAAG ATCATTTCTGCCAGCGTTGGGAATGCCCAGGTCCTCTTGCAGATTGACAATGCAAGGCTGGCTGCCGAGGACTTCAGGATGAA GTACGAGAATGAGCTGGCTCTGCGCCAGACTGTGGAGGCCGACATCAACGGGCTGCGCAGGGTGCTGGACGAGTTAACCCTGGCCAGAGCTGACCTGGAGGCACAGACAGAGAACCTGACTGAGGAGCTGGCCTACATGAAGAAGAACCATGAGGAG GAACTCCAGAGTTTCCAGGCAGGTGGTCCAGGTGAGGTCAGTGTAGAAATGGATGCTGCACCTGGGATAGACCTCACCAAGGTCCTCAATGAAATGAGAACCCAGTATGAAACCATGGCCGACCAAAATCGGAAAGACGCAGAGGCCTGGTTCCTTGAAAAG AGCGGAGAGCTCAGGAAAGAGATCAGCAGCAACACGGAGCAGCTTCAGTCCAGCAAGAGTGAGATCACCGACCTGAGGCGCATGGTGCAGAACCTGGAGATTGAACTTCAATCCCAGCTCGCCATG AAGAAGTCCCTGGAAAACTCACTGGCTGAAACCGAGGGCGGTTACTGCTGCCAGCTGTCTCAGGTGCAGCAGCTGATAGGCAACCTGGAGGAGCAACTCCAACAGTTGCGGGCGGACGCAGAGCGCCAGAACGCCGACCACCAGCGGCTGCTGGGCGTCAAGGCCCGCCTGGAGATGGAGATTGAGACCTACCGCCGGCTCCTGGATGGGGAGGCGCATGG CGACGGTCTGGAGGAGAGTTCATCCCTCGCTGTCTCCAAACCTCAGAGTCAGGCACCATCAGTGGACTCCTCGAAAG ACCCAAATAAAACTCGGAAAATCAAGACAGTTGTGCAGGAGATAGTGAATGGCGAAGTGGTCTCATCCCAAGTTCAGGAACTTGAAGAAGCAATGTAA